In Macrobrachium nipponense isolate FS-2020 chromosome 30, ASM1510439v2, whole genome shotgun sequence, a genomic segment contains:
- the LOC135202087 gene encoding trichohyalin-like → MKLVQLHQLFGCGNTDVPVRNAVNKLALFLLGTVFTLVPIGDMISYWKEKAISPSSSTRTLNHGTEEIISALKDFYDKQIQEMKADHRNEIQAIKDECSCLKEMLEEKDEFIQIVMKKIERPLKTATTGQKGRENKKEEKAKKESNELAEAMKEIAKLKEDLEQLRREVRAGRMNEKDAKQSGNGPHKVGEENLHPQSRFWAGFATDPNLSELDVYSLMKRDSTRQNSDTEDHGDESNSSRTKRKCREVCESKTVTRNGNKIQRWNWKMNRKLKRQAKHDPMWDELREELKEWQKLSNSEEIPEEEIQGILDDMEQMLRKELEKVNKEEIGEVEIEEDILEDMEQMLRKELERLNKEEIGEGEIEEDILEDMEQMLKKEIDELDLEEIEKLLEGDIEEDMLEEIEKLLKEELQDILEDMEKGLEEEEEVLKEDDPEEIFEDTEILEAIRQILQEEKAQMHSKRRWGKNAWKSIIREHKERKADKRAEKKLRKRQLISTKRKEERKTQREAENRWVSRVKRNIMHRHEERKHQRKSEDYKFRIAEQERRKEAKRFLKEEKERRAQSKARKDRLEKEMRLKRKQEHKKRKALEREMRKEAKRAFKEEEKERKAQIKAEEDKMRNERRYKIQQERKKRRALESLEIRRINRELREMVRRKKDLDMYKLPLNSVEALILEYIWSFLEEPALLSLYLRHPTNPNYNLNVLEERWKNRKKDRKAQGTSSSPPTAFGPLALGTTPSSLEPAHVHLSIQSTFQGQAASSSPPTAFGPPALGASKESELPAAPHCF, encoded by the exons ATGAAATTGGTTCAACTTCATCAGTTGTTTGGCTGCGGGAATACAGATGTTCCCGTCAGAAATGCTGTTAATAAATTGGCTCTATTCTTATTAGGAACGGTGTTTACCCTTGTACCTATTGGAGATATGATTTCATACTGGAAAGAGAAGGCAATATCGCCCTCTTCATCTACACGGACTCTTAACCACGGCACCGAAGAGATAATCTCTGCCCTCAAGGATTTCTATGATAAACAGATTCAGGAAATGAAGGCTGATCATAGGAATGAAATTCAGGCAATAAAAGACGAGTGTTCTTGTCTGAAGGAGATGCTGGAGGAAAAAGACGAATTTATTCAGATAGTTATGAAGAAGATTGAAAGGCCCCTGAAGACAGCCACAACAGGTCAAAAGGGCCGGgagaataagaaagaagaaaaggccAAAAAGGAAAGCAATGAATTGGCAGAGGCAATGAAGGAGATAGCTAAACTAAAAGAAGATCTAGAGCAACTCCGGAGGGAGGTGAGAGCTGGACGGATGAACGAAAAGGATGCCAAGCAATCGGGAAATGGGCCACACAAAGTTGGAGAGGAAAACCTGCATCCACAAAGCAGATTCTGGGCAGGATTTGCAACCGACCCTAACCTCTCTGAGTTGGATGTCTATTCATTGATGAAGAGAGATTCGACGAGACAAAATAGTGACACTGAAGACCATGGTGATGAAAGTAATTCTTCACGCACAAAAAGAAAATGTCGGGAAGTCTGTGAAAGCAAAACTGTCACGAGGAACGGGAATAAAATACAGCGTTGGAATTGGAAAATGAACAGAAAGTTAAAACGTCAAGCTAAACATGACCCTATGTGGGATGAACTTCGGGAAGAGCTTAAAGAATGGCAAAAGCTTTCTAATTCAGAGGAAATACCCGAGGAGGAGATACAGGGCATACTTGACGACATGGAACAGATGCTTAGGAAGGAACTAGAGAAGGTGAATAAGGAGGAAATAGGAGAGGTGGAAATAGAAGAGGACATACTTGAGGACATGGAACAGATGCTTAGGAAGGAACTAGAGAGGTTGAATAAGGAGGAAATAGGAGAGGGGGAAATAGAGGAGGACATACTTGAGGATATGGAACAGATGCTCAAGAAGGAAATAGACGAGCTGGATCTGGAGGAAATAGAAAAGCTGCTTGAGGGAGACATAGAGGAGGACATGCTTGAGGAGATAGAAAAGTTGCTTAAGGAGGAGCTACAAGACATACTTGAGGATATGGAGAAGGGGcttgaggaggaagaagaggtgcTCAAGGAGGATGATCCAGAGGAGATATTTGAGGATACAGAAATACTTGAGGCGATAAGGCAGATACTCCAGGAGGAGAAGGCTCAAATGCACTCTAAAAGAAGGTGGGGAAAGAATGCATGGAAGTCCATCATTCGGGAGCATAAGGAGAGAAAGGCTGACAAAAGGGCCGAAAAAAAACTGAGGAAACGGCAATTAATCTCTACAAAAcggaaagaggagagaaagacccaAAGAGAAGCTGAAAACAGGTGGGTCAGTAGGGTAAAGAGAAATATCATGCATCGACATGAGGAGAGAAAGCATCAAAGAAAATCTGAGGACTATAAGTTTAGGATAGCTGAAcaagaaaggagaaaggaggcaaAAAGATTTCttaaggaagaaaaggaaaggagggCCCAATCAAAGGCTAGAAAAGATAGGCTGGAGAAGGAAATGAGATTGAAAAGGAAGCAAGAGCACAAGAAGAGAAAGGCTTTAGAACGAGAAATGAGAAAGGAGGCAAAAAGAGCttttaaggaagaagaaaaggaaaggaaggccCAAATAAAGGCTGAAGAAGACAAGATGAGGAATGAAAGGAGATACAAGATACAGCAAGAACGCAAGAAGAGGAGGGCTCTAGAAAGCCTTGAAATACGGAGGATAAATCGTGAATTACGGGAGATGGTGAGAAGGAAAAAAGACTTAGATATGTATAAATTACCCCTAAATTCTGTAGAAGCCCTAATTCTTGAATACATTTGGTCCTTCTTGGAAGAACCTGCATTGCTCTCTTTGTATCTGAGACATCCTACAAATCCCAATTACAACCTGAATGTTCTGGAGGAGCGttggaaaaacaggaaaaaagatAGAAAG GCAcaaggaacttccagcagccccccaactgctttcgGTCCACTAGCCTTAGGCACAACCCCCAGTAGTCTTGAGCCAGCACATGTCCACTTGAGTATCCAGTCCACATTCCAGGGCCAGGCagcttccagcagccccccaactgcttttgGTCCACCAGCCTTGGGAGCTTCCAAGgagagtgaacttccagcagccccccactgCTTTTAG